A window of the Synechococcus sp. M16.1 genome harbors these coding sequences:
- the dnaK gene encoding molecular chaperone DnaK — protein sequence MGRIVGIDLGTTNSVVAVLEAGRPHVIANAEGGRTTPSVVGYTKDQELLVGQLARRQLVLSPRNTFSNLKRFVGRDWDELEDSSLSVPYTVRANDQGQVRVPCPVTEREYAPEELVASIIRKLVDDASTYLGEPVEAAVVTVPAYFNDAQRQATRDAGRLAGISVERILNEPTAAALAYGFDRSAVKRVLVFDLGGGTFDVSLLRIANGVFDVKATNGDTQLGGNDFDQRIVNWLADAFEEEHKVDLRRDRQALQRLTEAAEKAKQELSGVLSTPISLPFIATGSDGPLHIETRLDRATFEGLCPDLLDRLLSPVQAALRDSGWSADEIDDVVLVGGSTRMPMVQQLVRTLVPIDPCQSVNPDEVVSIGAAVQAGILTGELRDLLLNDVTPLSLGLETIGGLMKVLIPRNTPIPVRQSDVFSTSEANQSSVEIHVWQGERQMATDNKSLGRFRLSGIPPAPRGVPQVQVAFDIDANGLLQVSATDRTTGRKQSVSIQGGSNLNEEDVTALLAEAEARADEDRRKRNQIERRNRAQTLLAQAERRLRDASLELGPYGAERQQRAVEMAMRDVQDCLANDDLQELDLCVSGLEEALFGLNRRLSAERQADGSPLQGIRNTLGSLKDELFADDWDDDPWGPPSRPGDRGRGLSRREPAPWDDDIYR from the coding sequence ATGGGGCGGATCGTCGGAATCGATCTGGGGACCACCAATTCGGTTGTCGCTGTGCTGGAGGCAGGTCGCCCCCACGTGATCGCCAATGCCGAGGGCGGCCGAACCACCCCATCCGTTGTCGGATACACCAAGGATCAGGAACTGTTGGTCGGTCAGCTGGCAAGGCGCCAGCTGGTGCTCAGCCCCCGCAACACCTTCTCGAACCTGAAGCGGTTCGTCGGCCGGGACTGGGACGAATTGGAGGACAGCAGCCTGTCGGTTCCTTACACGGTGCGTGCCAACGATCAGGGGCAGGTTCGGGTGCCCTGTCCGGTGACCGAGCGGGAATACGCGCCCGAAGAACTGGTGGCCAGCATCATTCGCAAGCTTGTCGATGACGCATCCACCTATCTGGGTGAACCGGTGGAAGCGGCGGTGGTGACCGTCCCCGCTTACTTCAACGACGCACAGCGCCAGGCCACCCGCGACGCCGGACGGCTGGCGGGCATCTCGGTGGAGCGCATCCTCAATGAGCCCACTGCAGCTGCTCTGGCCTATGGCTTTGACCGCAGCGCCGTCAAACGGGTCCTGGTCTTCGACCTTGGTGGCGGCACCTTTGACGTGTCGCTGCTGCGCATCGCCAACGGCGTTTTTGACGTCAAGGCCACGAACGGCGACACGCAACTCGGCGGCAACGATTTCGATCAACGCATCGTCAACTGGCTTGCCGATGCCTTTGAAGAGGAGCACAAGGTTGATCTGCGCCGCGATCGCCAGGCCCTACAGCGGTTGACGGAAGCGGCTGAGAAGGCGAAGCAGGAACTCTCTGGCGTGCTGAGCACCCCGATTTCGCTTCCCTTCATTGCCACGGGCAGCGATGGTCCGCTGCACATCGAAACCCGCCTGGACCGGGCCACCTTCGAAGGGCTCTGCCCCGATCTGCTGGATCGTCTGCTGAGTCCTGTCCAGGCAGCGCTGCGCGACTCAGGCTGGTCGGCTGACGAAATCGATGACGTCGTTTTGGTGGGTGGTTCCACGCGGATGCCGATGGTTCAGCAATTGGTGCGCACCCTCGTGCCGATCGATCCCTGCCAATCGGTGAATCCCGATGAGGTGGTGTCCATCGGTGCTGCTGTACAGGCCGGAATCCTCACCGGTGAACTCAGGGATCTTCTGCTCAACGACGTCACCCCCCTGTCACTGGGACTGGAGACCATCGGCGGATTGATGAAGGTGCTGATTCCCCGCAACACACCGATCCCCGTGCGTCAGTCCGATGTGTTCAGCACCTCGGAAGCCAATCAGTCGTCCGTGGAAATCCATGTCTGGCAAGGGGAGCGCCAGATGGCGACGGATAACAAATCCCTCGGACGTTTCCGGCTCTCCGGGATTCCACCGGCTCCGCGGGGGGTGCCGCAGGTGCAGGTAGCCTTCGACATCGATGCCAATGGCCTGCTGCAGGTCAGTGCCACCGATCGCACCACCGGCCGCAAGCAGTCGGTGTCGATTCAGGGCGGCTCGAACCTCAATGAGGAGGATGTGACCGCTCTGCTGGCGGAAGCGGAGGCGAGGGCTGATGAGGACAGGCGCAAACGCAACCAGATCGAGCGCCGCAACCGGGCTCAGACCTTGCTTGCCCAGGCGGAACGGCGGCTGCGGGATGCCTCACTCGAGCTGGGGCCTTATGGCGCTGAACGGCAGCAACGCGCCGTTGAAATGGCCATGCGGGACGTGCAGGACTGCCTCGCCAATGACGACCTCCAGGAGCTTGATCTCTGCGTGAGTGGTCTCGAGGAGGCGTTGTTCGGGCTGAACCGCCGGCTGTCGGCGGAACGTCAGGCCGATGGCAGCCCGCTTCAGGGAATCCGCAACACCCTGGGCTCCCTCAAGGATGAGCTGTTTGCCGATGACTGGGACGACGACCCCTGGGGTCCCCCCAGCCGTCCGGGTGACCGTGGCCGTGGTTTAAGCCGGCGTGAACCTGCACCTTGGGACGATGACATCTACCGCTGA
- the pstC gene encoding phosphate ABC transporter permease subunit PstC, which yields MSDPDSRYLLRSRPPAEKLVDISFRNLAIAMASVVAIVLFSILVVVFQGSLVSMARYGWQFLVTSDWNPVDDQYGAGAAIYGTLITSLLALMIAVPLGVGTAIFITENIIPKGIRDVIGLMVELLAAIPSVVLGLWAIFVMEPFIRPGLELLYQLFNWFPLFSTPPMGPGTIPAVLILVVMILPIITAISRDCLNQVPPQLRQAAYGVGTTRWGAIINVILPAAISGIIGGVMLALGRAMGETMAVTMIIGNSNNFSVSLLAPGNTIAAMLANQFGEADGSQVSSLMYAAFVLIVLTLCVNIFAQWIVKRLSLKY from the coding sequence ATGTCCGACCCGGACAGTCGTTACTTGCTCCGAAGCCGTCCACCAGCGGAAAAGCTGGTGGACATCAGTTTCAGAAATCTCGCCATCGCCATGGCCTCCGTTGTGGCGATCGTTCTGTTCTCAATCCTTGTGGTGGTTTTCCAGGGGAGCCTGGTTTCCATGGCCCGCTACGGATGGCAATTTCTGGTCACCTCAGACTGGAATCCCGTGGACGATCAGTACGGGGCCGGAGCCGCGATCTACGGCACCTTGATCACATCACTGCTGGCGTTGATGATCGCGGTGCCCCTCGGTGTTGGCACAGCCATTTTCATCACCGAAAACATCATTCCCAAGGGGATCAGGGACGTGATCGGCCTGATGGTGGAACTGCTCGCGGCGATTCCATCGGTGGTGCTTGGCCTCTGGGCCATTTTTGTGATGGAACCGTTCATCAGGCCTGGGCTGGAACTTCTTTATCAGCTGTTCAATTGGTTCCCCCTGTTCAGCACCCCACCGATGGGTCCTGGCACCATTCCCGCAGTGTTGATCCTGGTGGTGATGATCCTGCCGATCATCACGGCGATCTCCCGTGATTGCCTGAATCAGGTTCCGCCGCAACTGCGCCAGGCGGCCTATGGGGTGGGCACAACCCGCTGGGGAGCGATCATCAATGTGATTCTCCCTGCAGCGATTTCCGGAATCATTGGTGGTGTGATGTTGGCCTTGGGCCGGGCCATGGGCGAAACCATGGCCGTGACCATGATCATCGGAAATTCCAACAACTTCAGCGTTTCGCTGCTGGCCCCTGGCAACACCATCGCAGCGATGCTGGCCAATCAATTTGGTGAGGCGGATGGCTCCCAGGTGTCATCACTGATGTACGCAGCGTTCGTGCTGATTGTTCTCACCCTGTGCGTGAATATTTTTGCCCAGTGGATCGTGAAGCGTTTGAGCCTGAAGTACTGA
- the pstA gene encoding phosphate ABC transporter permease PstA — MTQTLTHNKAESASDLRYQPFQRRNISSGALSFLAALFAAIAVLPLILVLGYVLVQGGSKISLALLTQLPPPPGLEDGGIANAIVGTLVVTAIAALIAVPVGVGGGIFLAEYSRSGWFAQFIRFGTNVLAGVPSIIAGVFIYGTIVTSRILFGNAYSAVAGGMALAVLMLPTVIKTTDEGLKLVPDDLRRGALGVGASRFVTVVRITLPAALTPIATGVVLGIARAAGETAPLIFTALFSPFWSDLLTPEGIFAPIATLSVMIYNFAIMPYEFHNELAWAASFVLVVMILALNLFSRWLARFAAK; from the coding sequence ATGACACAGACGCTCACCCACAACAAAGCCGAGTCAGCTTCTGACCTCAGATACCAACCCTTTCAACGCAGAAACATCAGCAGCGGGGCGCTCTCGTTTCTGGCAGCCCTGTTTGCCGCGATTGCTGTTCTGCCCCTGATCCTTGTGCTGGGCTACGTGCTCGTGCAGGGGGGCAGCAAGATCAGCCTGGCCCTGCTGACGCAACTTCCACCACCGCCAGGCCTCGAAGACGGCGGCATCGCCAATGCGATCGTTGGAACGCTGGTGGTGACGGCCATCGCTGCACTGATCGCCGTTCCGGTGGGCGTCGGTGGCGGCATTTTTCTGGCTGAATACTCCCGTTCGGGATGGTTCGCCCAGTTCATCCGCTTCGGCACCAATGTGCTGGCCGGGGTGCCATCGATCATTGCCGGCGTTTTCATCTACGGCACGATCGTCACCAGTCGAATCCTGTTCGGAAACGCCTACAGCGCCGTGGCCGGCGGCATGGCACTGGCGGTGCTGATGCTTCCCACAGTGATCAAAACCACCGATGAAGGTCTGAAGCTGGTGCCCGACGATCTCCGGCGTGGCGCCCTCGGCGTGGGGGCATCCCGGTTCGTCACCGTTGTTCGCATCACCCTGCCTGCCGCATTAACCCCGATAGCCACAGGTGTTGTTCTTGGCATCGCCCGAGCAGCAGGGGAAACAGCTCCCTTGATCTTCACCGCTCTGTTCTCACCGTTCTGGTCGGATCTGCTTACGCCCGAAGGGATCTTCGCTCCAATCGCGACCCTCTCGGTGATGATCTACAACTTCGCGATCATGCCCTACGAATTTCACAACGAGCTGGCGTGGGCCGCATCGTTTGTGCTCGTGGTGATGATCCTGGCCCTGAACCTGTTCTCTCGCTGGCTGGCGCGATTTGCTGCCAAATAA
- the pstB gene encoding phosphate ABC transporter ATP-binding protein PstB encodes MTTLQQPQATESHNADVALSLQNVTISYGNFEAVKNVYCEIPRGKVTAFIGPSGCGKSTVLRSLNRMNDLIEGCSLKGSILFGGVDLYGPRIDPVEVRRRIGMVFQQPNPFPKSIYENIAFGARINGYTGDMDELVERSLRQAAVWDECKDKLNESGYSLSGGQQQRLCIARTIAIQPEVILMDEPCSALDPISTLKIEETMHELKKSFTIVIVTHNMQQAVRVSDMTAFYNAEAVEGGTGKVGYLVEFNETDKIFNAPQQQATQDYVSGRFG; translated from the coding sequence ATGACGACTCTTCAACAGCCCCAAGCCACCGAGTCCCACAACGCAGACGTCGCCCTTTCCCTGCAGAACGTCACGATCAGCTACGGCAATTTCGAAGCCGTCAAAAACGTCTACTGCGAGATTCCCCGCGGCAAGGTGACAGCCTTCATTGGCCCATCCGGATGTGGAAAGTCCACGGTGCTTCGTTCATTGAATCGGATGAACGATCTGATCGAAGGCTGCTCACTGAAGGGAAGCATCCTGTTTGGAGGTGTAGACCTCTACGGGCCCAGGATTGATCCCGTGGAGGTGCGTCGCCGGATCGGAATGGTGTTCCAACAACCCAACCCATTCCCGAAAAGCATCTACGAAAACATCGCCTTCGGCGCTCGCATCAATGGCTACACCGGAGACATGGATGAGCTTGTTGAGCGTTCCCTCCGCCAGGCGGCGGTTTGGGATGAGTGCAAAGACAAGCTGAATGAAAGCGGGTATTCGCTCTCCGGCGGCCAGCAACAGCGCCTGTGCATCGCGCGCACGATCGCGATTCAGCCAGAGGTCATCCTCATGGATGAGCCTTGCTCAGCCCTTGATCCCATCTCAACGTTGAAGATCGAGGAGACGATGCATGAGCTCAAGAAGAGCTTCACCATCGTGATCGTCACCCACAACATGCAGCAGGCCGTTCGCGTCAGCGACATGACCGCCTTCTACAACGCAGAGGCCGTTGAAGGCGGAACCGGAAAGGTGGGTTACCTCGTGGAATTCAACGAGACCGACAAGATCTTCAACGCCCCCCAACAGCAGGCCACCCAGGACTACGTCTCCGGTCGTTTCGGCTGA
- a CDS encoding 2Fe-2S iron-sulfur cluster-binding protein has protein sequence MRPSHRITIHWRQEGRTITHDVPEGDYILHSFEEQGDPLPFSCRNGCCTECAVRVQSGNLDQREAMGLSRELRDKGYGLLCVARAIGPLEAETQDEDEVYELQFGRHFGKGRVTARIPLEEE, from the coding sequence ATGCGTCCCAGCCACAGGATCACGATTCACTGGCGCCAAGAAGGTCGCACCATCACCCACGACGTCCCTGAGGGGGACTACATCCTTCACAGCTTCGAAGAGCAGGGTGACCCACTTCCTTTCTCCTGCAGAAACGGATGCTGCACGGAGTGCGCCGTTCGCGTGCAGAGCGGCAACCTCGACCAGCGCGAAGCCATGGGTCTGTCGAGGGAGCTGAGGGACAAGGGCTACGGCCTGCTCTGCGTGGCCCGCGCCATCGGGCCCCTGGAGGCTGAAACCCAGGATGAGGATGAGGTGTACGAGCTCCAGTTCGGTCGCCACTTCGGCAAAGGGCGCGTCACTGCTCGCATCCCCCTCGAGGAGGAGTGA
- a CDS encoding inositol monophosphatase family protein, whose protein sequence is MPESICTRAAHKAGLTPSDLERLVGVASSAADAGGQELMRHYGRLSSIESKGRIGDLVTNADLAAERIVLDLLAEQTPEIAVLAEESGAAGQQDGLRWCIDPLDGTTNFAHGYPFFATSIGLTLGQQPILGAIAVPFLKEMYWGAPGVGAFCNDRPLQVSSCDRLEDSLLVTGFAYDRHTRLDNNYAEFCWFTHRTHGVRRGGAAAVDLAFVAAGRQDGYWERGLSPWDLAAGVALVDLAGGTVTGYGNRPFDLSSGRVVAAGASLHAAITEGLSQVQPLPGAAFGAPEVTAMGS, encoded by the coding sequence ATGCCGGAATCGATCTGCACCCGTGCCGCCCACAAAGCCGGTCTCACCCCAAGCGATCTGGAGCGTCTTGTCGGCGTGGCCAGCTCAGCGGCCGATGCCGGTGGCCAGGAACTGATGCGCCACTACGGGCGCCTGTCGTCCATCGAAAGCAAAGGCCGCATCGGCGACCTGGTCACCAATGCCGACCTTGCTGCCGAACGCATCGTCTTGGATCTGCTGGCGGAGCAAACCCCTGAGATTGCCGTACTGGCGGAGGAAAGCGGGGCAGCCGGTCAGCAGGACGGCCTGAGGTGGTGTATTGACCCCCTCGATGGGACCACAAACTTCGCCCACGGCTACCCCTTTTTTGCCACCTCGATCGGACTCACCCTGGGCCAGCAGCCCATCCTCGGGGCCATCGCTGTGCCCTTTCTGAAGGAGATGTACTGGGGGGCACCGGGGGTCGGAGCGTTCTGCAACGACAGACCACTGCAGGTGAGCAGTTGTGATCGGCTCGAAGACTCCCTACTGGTCACCGGGTTCGCCTACGACCGGCACACCCGACTCGACAACAACTACGCCGAGTTCTGCTGGTTCACCCATCGCACCCACGGCGTGCGCCGGGGCGGTGCTGCAGCGGTGGACCTGGCCTTCGTGGCCGCTGGCCGCCAGGACGGCTATTGGGAACGGGGCCTGTCTCCCTGGGATCTGGCCGCTGGCGTGGCGTTGGTGGATCTGGCCGGTGGAACCGTCACCGGCTATGGCAATCGACCCTTCGATCTCTCCAGTGGCCGGGTCGTTGCCGCTGGCGCCAGCCTGCATGCGGCGATCACCGAGGGGCTGTCTCAGGTGCAACCACTGCCTGGAGCCGCCTTCGGAGCGCCCGAGGTCACGGCCATGGGATCCTGA
- a CDS encoding ATP phosphoribosyltransferase regulatory subunit — protein MALQPAAGAKDLNPRQVETNRQLTERLASVYRVWGYDEVSPPRVERLATLMAGGAIDSSDIVRLVADDPLGLRPEMTASIARAACTRFADRQRPLRLWASGTVFRTRSADEGGQCIEENLQSGVELFGVSGSEAEMELLSLLMASIQTLGLQASQKPRLLLGHTALMDLVLRPFSGALRDQIRTALINFDRLAIEGFDLADAEKTRLLSLLDCRGTPDQVLTQLGSLCGEQPVFDELRRLCAHLASAAQAQAVTIQLDPTFQPHFELYTGLVFQLVCDGRSSPVVIARGGRYDDLVRRCGATDDQAFGAGFSLAIDPIRELISDLDAAEQEQSDVLVAFSTASNLESAMERQRGWHEQGRTAVMALEPLASKQEAEQRAKAQGGLQLDWVDP, from the coding sequence ATGGCGCTGCAACCTGCAGCTGGCGCAAAGGATCTGAATCCACGTCAGGTGGAGACCAACCGACAGCTGACGGAACGTCTGGCGTCGGTTTACCGCGTCTGGGGCTACGACGAGGTCTCGCCACCCCGGGTGGAACGCCTGGCCACCCTGATGGCCGGCGGTGCCATCGACAGCTCAGACATTGTTCGTCTGGTGGCTGATGACCCCCTCGGGCTGCGCCCGGAGATGACGGCATCCATCGCCAGAGCCGCCTGCACACGATTTGCAGATCGCCAGAGACCGCTGCGGCTCTGGGCCTCTGGCACGGTGTTTCGCACCCGTTCGGCCGATGAGGGTGGTCAGTGCATTGAAGAAAACCTTCAGAGCGGCGTTGAACTGTTCGGCGTCAGTGGCAGCGAAGCGGAGATGGAGCTGCTCAGCCTGCTGATGGCCTCCATTCAGACCCTGGGGCTGCAAGCCAGCCAGAAACCAAGGCTGTTGCTGGGGCACACCGCTCTGATGGATCTGGTGCTCCGTCCGTTCAGCGGTGCGTTGCGTGATCAGATCCGTACGGCATTGATCAATTTCGACCGGTTGGCCATCGAGGGCTTCGATCTGGCCGACGCTGAGAAGACCAGGCTGCTCTCCTTGTTGGACTGCCGTGGCACCCCCGACCAGGTGCTGACGCAGCTCGGCAGTCTCTGCGGGGAACAGCCGGTCTTCGATGAGCTGCGGCGCCTCTGTGCCCATCTCGCCTCGGCAGCTCAGGCTCAGGCGGTGACGATCCAGCTGGATCCAACCTTTCAACCCCATTTCGAGCTCTACACCGGCCTAGTGTTCCAGCTGGTCTGTGATGGCCGCAGTTCACCGGTGGTGATTGCCCGCGGTGGCCGCTACGACGATCTGGTGCGCCGTTGCGGCGCAACGGATGATCAGGCTTTTGGCGCAGGGTTCAGCCTCGCGATCGATCCGATCCGCGAACTGATTTCAGACCTGGATGCTGCCGAACAGGAGCAGTCCGATGTTCTCGTTGCTTTTTCAACGGCCTCGAATCTGGAATCTGCCATGGAGCGTCAGCGCGGCTGGCACGAGCAGGGACGCACCGCTGTGATGGCCCTGGAGCCCCTGGCGTCCAAGCAGGAGGCTGAGCAGCGGGCGAAGGCCCAGGGTGGTCTGCAGCTGGATTGGGTCGATCCTTAG
- a CDS encoding ferredoxin family protein, whose product MAHSIVTDVCEGIADCVDACPVACIDQGKGKNKKGTDFYWINFDTCIDCGICLQVCPVEGAIVAEERPDLQKTP is encoded by the coding sequence ATGGCTCATTCCATCGTCACTGACGTTTGCGAGGGGATCGCTGATTGTGTTGATGCCTGCCCTGTGGCCTGTATCGACCAAGGCAAAGGAAAGAACAAGAAGGGCACTGACTTCTACTGGATCAATTTCGACACCTGCATCGATTGCGGTATCTGCCTGCAGGTATGTCCCGTTGAGGGGGCCATCGTTGCTGAAGAGCGCCCTGACCTGCAGAAGACGCCCTGA
- the htpG gene encoding molecular chaperone HtpG, translated as MAVLEEQGQIQIHTENIFPIIKKAVYSGHEVFLRELVSNGVDAISKRRMAAMAGDCSEGDDGAIRISVDREAKTLTISDNGIGMTADEVKRYINQVAFSSAEDFLEKYKQENDAIIGHFGLGFYSSFMVAERVELLTRSARPEAEAVRWSCDGSPNFSLTAAEKDQPGTDVILHLMEDELEYLEPARIRTLINTYCDFMAVPVQLEGETINKMDAPWRKSARDLSDQDYIDLYHYLYPFQGDPLLWVHLNTDYPYNLQGILFFPKQTGRADWEKGEIKLYCNQVFVSDSIKEVVPRYLLPLRGVIDSPDIPLNVSRSALQTDRRVRSIGNFVAKKVSDRLRNLKKEDPKGYAEAWDALAPFVKIGAMEDEKFAEQVSELILFATTAAAGEGDDADPIACDGRAFTTLEGYRSRLAADQNKRVLYSTDDVAQAGALNLWTSQGAEVLKLETVIDTQFIPWLEHRHEELTFQRVDSELDESLKDNDAEITDQDGTTESDRLRDLIKAALANDKVTVQVQALKAEGAPPAMILLPEQMRRLNDMGALMEQRLPGLPEHHVLLVNRRHPLVEGMLKLRAGGVLVGAADTSPTASLSEDVARHLYDMARLGVGGLEPNELAGFQTRSAELMGALMQRGL; from the coding sequence ATGGCGGTGCTGGAGGAACAGGGTCAGATTCAGATCCACACCGAAAACATTTTCCCGATCATCAAGAAGGCCGTTTATTCCGGCCATGAGGTGTTTCTGCGGGAGCTGGTGAGCAATGGCGTCGACGCCATCAGCAAGCGCCGCATGGCGGCGATGGCCGGCGACTGCAGTGAAGGGGATGACGGGGCCATTCGGATCAGTGTGGATCGCGAAGCCAAAACGCTCACCATCAGCGACAACGGCATCGGCATGACCGCCGATGAGGTGAAGCGCTACATCAACCAGGTGGCCTTCTCCAGCGCCGAGGATTTCCTGGAGAAGTACAAGCAGGAAAACGACGCCATCATTGGCCACTTCGGCCTGGGCTTCTATTCCAGCTTCATGGTGGCCGAGCGGGTTGAGCTGCTGACCCGTTCAGCCCGGCCCGAGGCTGAGGCCGTGCGCTGGAGCTGTGATGGCTCCCCGAACTTCAGCCTCACTGCCGCCGAGAAAGACCAGCCCGGCACGGACGTGATCCTTCATCTGATGGAGGACGAGCTCGAATATCTCGAACCGGCTCGGATCCGCACCCTGATCAACACCTACTGCGACTTCATGGCAGTACCGGTGCAGCTGGAAGGGGAAACCATCAACAAGATGGATGCCCCCTGGCGCAAAAGCGCCAGAGACCTGAGTGATCAGGACTACATCGACCTGTACCACTACCTCTATCCCTTCCAGGGCGATCCCCTGCTCTGGGTTCACCTCAATACCGACTATCCCTACAACCTCCAGGGCATTCTTTTCTTCCCCAAGCAGACCGGACGTGCCGACTGGGAGAAGGGGGAAATCAAGCTGTACTGCAACCAGGTGTTCGTCAGCGATTCGATCAAGGAGGTCGTTCCGCGCTACCTGTTGCCCCTGCGGGGGGTGATCGATTCACCCGACATCCCCCTGAACGTGAGCCGCAGTGCTCTGCAAACCGACCGACGCGTTCGCTCCATCGGCAACTTCGTCGCCAAGAAAGTCTCCGACCGGCTGCGGAACCTGAAAAAGGAGGATCCCAAGGGTTACGCCGAAGCCTGGGATGCCCTGGCACCCTTCGTGAAGATCGGCGCCATGGAGGACGAGAAGTTCGCCGAACAGGTGTCTGAACTGATCCTGTTCGCCACCACTGCTGCAGCAGGGGAAGGGGACGACGCTGACCCGATCGCCTGCGATGGCCGTGCCTTCACCACCCTGGAGGGGTACCGCAGCCGACTGGCCGCGGATCAAAACAAGCGTGTGCTCTACAGCACCGATGACGTTGCCCAGGCCGGTGCGCTCAACCTCTGGACCTCCCAGGGCGCGGAAGTGCTGAAGCTGGAGACGGTGATCGACACCCAGTTCATCCCCTGGCTGGAACATCGCCATGAGGAACTCACCTTCCAGCGCGTCGACTCGGAACTGGACGAAAGCCTGAAGGACAACGATGCCGAAATCACCGATCAGGACGGCACCACCGAGTCAGACCGACTGCGTGATCTGATCAAAGCGGCCCTGGCCAACGACAAGGTGACCGTTCAGGTGCAGGCCCTGAAAGCCGAGGGGGCACCGCCGGCCATGATTCTTCTGCCGGAACAGATGCGCCGGCTGAACGACATGGGCGCCTTGATGGAACAACGCCTGCCGGGCCTTCCCGAGCATCACGTGCTGCTGGTGAACCGGCGCCACCCCCTTGTGGAGGGGATGCTGAAGTTACGTGCCGGTGGCGTGCTGGTGGGAGCGGCGGACACATCGCCGACCGCAAGCCTGTCCGAGGATGTGGCCCGCCATCTGTATGACATGGCGCGCCTGGGCGTCGGGGGGCTGGAGCCCAATGAGCTGGCCGGTTTCCAGACCCGCAGCGCTGAGTTGATGGGTGCCTTGATGCAGAGAGGGCTTTGA
- the rpmB gene encoding 50S ribosomal protein L28 codes for MSRVCQLTGTRANNGMAVSHSHIRTKKLQQANLQQRRLWWAEGNRWVKLRVTTRALKTIQKKGLGAYAKSLGINLAKI; via the coding sequence ATGTCACGGGTGTGTCAGCTCACCGGTACTCGCGCCAACAACGGCATGGCCGTGAGCCATTCCCACATCCGCACCAAGAAGCTGCAGCAGGCCAACCTGCAGCAGCGTCGTCTCTGGTGGGCGGAAGGCAACCGCTGGGTGAAGCTGCGTGTCACCACCCGCGCCCTCAAAACCATCCAGAAGAAAGGTCTGGGCGCCTACGCCAAGTCTCTGGGCATTAACCTGGCCAAGATCTGA
- a CDS encoding peroxiredoxin, with the protein MNRRELLVKSGLFLAALTLTPSRASALGGVVLETGTTVPDFDLPGSSQSEPDRKQWSSRDLRGRWVAVYFYPRDFTGGCTIEARGFESLHNDFLQAGAEVIGISADSVDDHESFCESEGLSFPLLSDPDGTVSKAYGSWMAPYSLRHTFLIDPDGVLRQRWVAVRPNGHAREVLDSLVSFQTKAAV; encoded by the coding sequence GTGAATCGGCGGGAATTACTAGTCAAGTCCGGCCTTTTCCTCGCAGCTCTGACGCTCACACCCTCGCGGGCCTCGGCCCTCGGGGGTGTTGTTCTGGAAACGGGTACAACCGTGCCTGATTTCGATCTGCCCGGATCCAGCCAGTCCGAACCCGATCGGAAGCAATGGAGCAGCCGTGATCTGCGCGGCCGCTGGGTCGCGGTTTACTTCTATCCAAGGGATTTCACCGGCGGATGCACGATCGAAGCCAGGGGCTTCGAAAGCCTTCACAACGACTTCCTTCAGGCCGGTGCGGAAGTCATCGGCATCAGCGCCGACAGCGTTGACGACCATGAATCCTTCTGTGAGAGCGAGGGATTGAGCTTCCCCCTGCTGTCCGATCCCGACGGGACCGTGAGCAAGGCCTACGGATCGTGGATGGCGCCGTACTCGCTGCGCCACACCTTTCTGATCGATCCGGACGGGGTCCTGCGTCAACGCTGGGTGGCGGTTCGACCCAACGGTCACGCCCGCGAGGTGCTGGATTCGTTGGTGTCTTTTCAGACCAAAGCCGCCGTTTGA